In a single window of the Nodularia spumigena CCY9414 genome:
- a CDS encoding NAD(P)H-quinone oxidoreductase subunit F, with translation MAQFLLETVWLVPCYALLGGLLAIPWSPGIIRKTGPRPAGYVNLIMTFLALVHSVLALQSTWNQPPQEIFIPWLSTAGLNLTISLEISSVSIGAMVVVTGLNWLAQIFAIGYMEMDWGWGRFYSLLGLFEAGLCALALCNNLFFSYVILEVLTLGTYLLVGLWFSQPLVVTGARDAFLTKRVGDLFLLMGVLGLWTLSGTWDYTELAVWASNTQVDPKVITLVGLALVAGPMGKCAQFPLHLWLDEAMEGPVPSTILRNSVVVASGAWVLIKLQPVLTLSPVVSAFIVAIGAVTAVGASLIAIAQIDLKRCLSYSVSAYMGLVFISVGTQQEETALLLVLTHAVASALLVMSTGGIVWNGITQDVTQLGGLWTRRPISGLAFVVGTLGLIGFPPLGSFWALVKLADGLWESSPWLVGIIILVNALTAFSLTREFGLIFGGKAKEMSERSPEVHWPMMLPMMILFGFVLHLPLVLQSLSILPDWASLNKDVVLLLIWSSIFGCSISAVIYLGNIPKPIRLPWKPLQDLFAYDFYTPKLYRMTIIFGVAQLSKLADMIDRFVVDGIVNLVGLFSLLGGEGLKYSNSGQTQFYAFTVLVGVGCLCAWVTWPFWGVQFLSLIF, from the coding sequence ATGGCTCAGTTTCTACTGGAGACTGTTTGGCTAGTTCCTTGCTATGCCTTATTAGGTGGACTTTTGGCGATTCCTTGGTCACCAGGAATCATTCGCAAAACAGGCCCAAGACCAGCAGGTTATGTAAATTTAATCATGACCTTTTTGGCATTAGTTCATAGTGTCTTAGCTTTACAATCAACTTGGAACCAACCACCCCAAGAAATATTTATTCCTTGGCTATCTACCGCAGGTTTGAATCTCACCATTTCCTTAGAAATTTCTTCGGTAAGTATAGGCGCAATGGTGGTAGTAACTGGCTTAAATTGGCTAGCCCAAATTTTTGCCATTGGTTACATGGAAATGGATTGGGGTTGGGGTCGCTTCTATTCTTTATTGGGATTATTTGAAGCGGGATTATGTGCCTTAGCTTTGTGCAATAATTTGTTTTTTAGCTATGTAATTTTGGAAGTCCTCACATTAGGAACCTATCTATTGGTGGGCTTATGGTTTAGTCAACCTTTGGTAGTAACTGGAGCTAGAGATGCTTTCTTAACCAAGCGGGTAGGAGATTTATTCTTACTAATGGGAGTCTTGGGTTTATGGACTTTATCAGGTACTTGGGATTATACAGAGTTAGCAGTATGGGCTAGTAATACTCAAGTAGATCCAAAGGTGATTACATTAGTAGGTTTAGCATTAGTTGCCGGGCCAATGGGTAAATGCGCTCAATTTCCTTTGCATTTGTGGTTAGATGAAGCGATGGAAGGCCCTGTTCCTAGTACAATTTTGCGGAACTCGGTAGTAGTTGCGAGTGGTGCTTGGGTATTAATTAAACTGCAACCTGTCTTAACTTTATCACCTGTGGTTTCAGCGTTTATTGTCGCCATTGGTGCAGTGACTGCTGTGGGCGCATCTTTAATTGCGATCGCTCAAATTGACTTAAAACGCTGCTTATCTTATTCTGTTAGTGCTTACATGGGCTTAGTGTTCATTTCTGTAGGTACACAACAAGAAGAAACAGCACTATTGTTGGTACTTACTCACGCTGTAGCATCTGCACTCTTGGTAATGAGTACCGGCGGTATTGTTTGGAATGGTATCACCCAAGATGTGACTCAACTTGGTGGTTTATGGACACGTCGCCCCATTTCTGGGTTAGCTTTTGTAGTGGGAACTTTGGGTTTAATTGGTTTTCCCCCTTTAGGTAGCTTTTGGGCTTTGGTGAAATTAGCTGATGGACTGTGGGAAAGTTCCCCTTGGTTAGTGGGAATTATTATTTTAGTTAACGCCTTAACAGCCTTTAGTTTAACGAGAGAATTTGGCTTAATTTTCGGTGGTAAAGCTAAAGAAATGAGTGAGCGATCGCCTGAAGTTCATTGGCCGATGATGCTACCCATGATGATTTTATTTGGCTTTGTACTACATTTGCCTTTAGTGTTACAAAGCTTATCGATCTTACCTGATTGGGCAAGTCTAAATAAGGATGTCGTCCTATTACTGATTTGGTCAAGTATTTTTGGTTGCAGCATTAGCGCTGTCATTTATTTGGGCAATATTCCCAAACCAATTCGCCTCCCTTGGAAACCTTTACAAGATTTATTTGCTTACGACTTTTACACACCCAAACTCTATCGCATGACAATCATTTTTGGGGTGGCTCAACTTTCTAAACTTGCTGATATGATTGACCGTTTTGTAGTCGATGGTATCGTGAATTTAGTGGGGTTGTTTTCGCTGTTAGGTGGCGAAGGTTTGAAATACAGTAACTCTGGACAAACCCAATTTTATGCATTTACTGTGCTTGTGGGTGTAGGCTGTTTATGTGCATGGGTAACTTGGCCATTCTGGGGAGTACAGTTTTTAAGTCTGATTTTTTAG